A portion of the Vulpes vulpes isolate BD-2025 chromosome 5, VulVul3, whole genome shotgun sequence genome contains these proteins:
- the OR10Z1 gene encoding olfactory receptor 10Z1, with translation MAQANATIWRGFVFLGFSSFGELQLLLFALFLSLYLVTLTSNVFIIVVIRLDSHLHSPMYFFLSFLSFSETCYTLGIIPRMLSSLVMGSQAISYEGCAAQMFFSASWACTNCFLLAVMGFDRYVAICAPLHYTSHMNPTFCAQLVGTSFLTGYLFGLGMTLVIFHLPFCGSHEIQHFFCDTPPVLSLACGDTGPSELGILILSLLVLLVSFCSITISYAYILTAILRIPSTKGRKKAFSTCASHLTVVIVHYGCASFMYLRPKASYSLERDQLIAVTYTVVTPLLNPIVYSLRNRAVQTALKSAFRGRLLGRG, from the coding sequence ATGGCACAGGCCAATGCAACCATCTGGAGGGGATTCGTCTTCCTGGGCTTCTCCAGCTTTGGGGAGCTGCAGCTCCTGCTCTTTGCACTATTCCTCTCCCTGTATCTTGTCACCCTGACCAGCAATGTCTTCATTATCGTAGTCATCCGGCTGGACAGCCACCTGCACagccccatgtacttcttcctttccttcctgtctttctctgAGACCTGTTATACACTGGGCATCATCCCTCGGATGCTCTCCAGCCTGGTCATGGGGAGCCAGGCCATCTCCTATGAGGGCTGTGCTGCCCAGATGTTCTTCTCCGCTTCGTGGGCCTGTACCAACTGCTTCCTTCTGGCTGTCATGGGCTTTGACAGATACGTGGCCATCTGTGCCCCACTGCACTATACCAGCCACATGAATCCTACCTTCTGTGCCCAGCTGGTTGGCACCTCCTTCTTGACTGGATATCTCTTTGGGCTGGGAATGACACTGGTCATTTTCCACCTCCCATTCTGTGGCTCTCACGAGATCCAGCACTTTTTCTGTGACACACCTCCAGTGCTGAGCCTGGCCTGTGGGGACACGGGCCCAAGTGAGCTGGGCATCCTCATCCTTAGCCTGCTGGTCCTCCTGGTCTCTTTCTGCTCCATTACCATCTCCTATGCCTACATTCTGACAGCAATCCTGCGGATCCCCTCCACCAAGGGGCGGAAGAAGGCCTTCTCCACCTGCGCCTCGCACCTCACCGTGGTCATTGTGCACTATGGCTGTGCCTCCTTCATGTACTTGAGGCCCAAAGCCAGTTACTCTCTGGAGCGAGATCAGCTTATTGCTGTCACCTACACCGTGGTGACTCCCCTCCTCAACCCCATTGTTTACAGTCTAAGGAATCGGGCTGTGCAGACAGCCCTGAAAAGTGCCTTCCGAGGTAGATTGCTGGGTAGAGGATGA